The Lutibacter sp. Hel_I_33_5 genome has a window encoding:
- a CDS encoding alpha-isopropylmalate synthase regulatory domain-containing protein, giving the protein MMARRIEIMDTTLRDGEQMSGVSFSVSEKLTIAKLLLEELKVDRIEIASARVSKGELEAVKSITSWATENNFIDKIEVLTFVDGGKSIDWMIESGAKVQNLLTKGSLNHLTHQLKKTPEQHFSGIKDTIELASKNGIKTNVYLEDWSNGMRNSKEYVFQFLDFLSTQNVERFLLPDTLGVLTPEETFEFVKEVRAKYPNAHIDFHGHNDYDLGVANVMEAVKAGTNGLHLTINGMGERAGNAPLASAIAVVNDFLSDEATITVNEKALHKVSKLVETFSGFRIPVNKPVVGANVFTQTAGIHADGDNKHNLYFNDLMPERFGRKRRYALGKTSGKANIQKNLQDLGISLNDEDLKKVTQRIIELGDKKEVVSQEDLPYIISDVLDSNTIEKSVVVENYVLGHAKGMKPSTTLQLKVEGVLYEAHAQGDGQFDAFMNALRKLYKTHNKKELPSLIDYAVRIPPGSNSDALCETIITWKEDKHEFKTRGLDSDQTVSAIKATEKMLNII; this is encoded by the coding sequence ATTATGGCAAGAAGGATAGAAATAATGGATACGACTCTGCGAGACGGTGAACAAATGTCTGGCGTGTCTTTTTCTGTTTCAGAAAAATTAACCATTGCAAAACTATTATTAGAAGAATTAAAAGTAGATCGAATAGAAATTGCCTCTGCGCGTGTTTCTAAAGGAGAATTAGAAGCTGTAAAAAGCATTACTTCTTGGGCAACAGAAAATAATTTTATTGATAAAATTGAAGTGTTAACTTTTGTTGATGGTGGAAAATCTATCGATTGGATGATTGAATCTGGCGCAAAAGTTCAGAATTTATTAACCAAAGGTTCTTTAAATCATCTTACACATCAACTTAAAAAAACACCAGAGCAACATTTTTCTGGTATAAAAGATACAATTGAATTAGCGTCTAAAAACGGAATAAAAACAAATGTTTATTTAGAAGATTGGTCTAACGGAATGCGTAATTCGAAAGAATACGTTTTTCAATTTTTAGATTTCTTATCGACTCAAAATGTAGAACGTTTTTTATTACCCGATACCTTAGGAGTTTTAACTCCCGAAGAAACTTTCGAATTTGTAAAAGAAGTTAGAGCGAAATATCCAAATGCTCATATCGATTTTCATGGTCATAACGATTATGATTTAGGGGTTGCAAACGTGATGGAAGCTGTAAAAGCTGGTACAAATGGATTGCATTTAACCATAAATGGAATGGGTGAACGTGCAGGAAATGCACCATTAGCGAGTGCAATTGCTGTGGTAAATGATTTTTTATCTGATGAAGCTACTATTACTGTAAATGAAAAAGCGTTGCATAAAGTTAGTAAACTTGTAGAAACTTTTTCAGGCTTTAGAATCCCAGTGAATAAACCAGTGGTAGGCGCAAATGTATTTACGCAAACTGCAGGAATTCACGCAGACGGAGATAATAAGCATAATTTATATTTTAATGATTTAATGCCAGAGCGATTTGGTAGAAAACGTAGATATGCATTAGGAAAAACTTCAGGTAAAGCTAATATCCAGAAGAACTTACAAGATTTAGGAATCAGTTTAAATGATGAAGATCTTAAAAAAGTTACTCAAAGAATTATAGAACTAGGAGATAAAAAAGAAGTCGTTTCTCAAGAAGATTTACCGTATATAATTTCTGATGTTCTAGATAGCAATACTATTGAAAAAAGTGTTGTTGTAGAAAATTATGTCTTAGGGCATGCAAAAGGAATGAAACCATCAACCACATTACAATTAAAGGTTGAAGGAGTTTTATATGAAGCGCATGCACAAGGTGATGGACAGTTTGATGCATTTATGAATGCTTTGAGAAAATTATATAAAACACATAACAAAAAAGAGTTGCCAAGTTTAATAGATTACGCAGTTAGAATTCCACCAGGAAGTAATTCTGATGCTTTATGTGAGACAATTATTACTTGGAAAGAAGATAAACACGAATTTAAAACACGTGGCTTAGATTCAGATCAAACAGTATCTGCAATTAAAGCTACAGAGAAGATGCTCAATATTATTTAA
- the leuC gene encoding 3-isopropylmalate dehydratase large subunit: MANTLFDKVWDSHVVRQVKDGPDVFFIDRHFIHEVTSPVAFLGLESRGNSVVYPEKTFATADHNTPTINQHLPVEDALSANQLNALESNAKKHGISHWGLGDKNNGIVHVVGPENGITLPGATIVCGDSHTSTHGAFGAIAFGIGTSEVEMVLSTQCIMQPKPKAMRINVNGKLGLGVTPKDVALYIIAKQTTSGATGYFVEYAGDVFEDMTMEGRMTVCNLSIEMGARGGMIAPDEKTFDYIKGRSQTPKGADWDSAMEYWKTLKSDDNAEFDIEFNYEASDIEPMITYGTNPGMGMGVTKNIPKSGDVEGGAATYKKSLGYMSFNEGDSMIGKEIDFVFLGSCTNGRIEDFRAFCSIVEGRKKADNVTAWLVPGSHKVVDQIKAEGLDKIIDDAGFVLREPGCSACLAMNDDKIPAGKLSVSTSNRNFEGRQGPGSRTLLASPLVAAASAVEGVVTDPRTLLTA; the protein is encoded by the coding sequence ATGGCAAATACATTATTTGACAAAGTATGGGATTCGCACGTTGTTCGTCAAGTTAAAGATGGACCAGATGTGTTTTTTATCGATCGTCATTTCATTCATGAAGTTACAAGTCCAGTTGCATTTTTAGGATTAGAAAGTAGAGGAAACTCTGTGGTTTATCCAGAAAAAACATTTGCAACTGCAGATCATAACACACCAACCATAAACCAACATTTACCAGTAGAAGATGCATTATCTGCAAATCAGTTAAATGCATTAGAATCGAATGCTAAAAAGCATGGAATTTCTCACTGGGGATTGGGTGATAAAAACAACGGAATTGTTCACGTTGTTGGACCTGAAAACGGAATTACTTTACCGGGTGCAACGATTGTTTGTGGAGATTCGCATACATCTACTCATGGAGCTTTTGGTGCTATTGCCTTTGGTATTGGTACATCAGAAGTAGAAATGGTATTGTCTACACAATGTATCATGCAGCCAAAACCTAAAGCCATGCGTATCAACGTAAATGGAAAGTTAGGTTTGGGTGTAACTCCAAAAGATGTTGCTTTATATATTATTGCAAAACAAACAACTTCTGGAGCTACAGGATATTTTGTAGAATATGCAGGTGATGTTTTTGAAGATATGACCATGGAAGGAAGAATGACTGTGTGTAATTTATCTATTGAGATGGGTGCACGTGGTGGAATGATTGCTCCAGATGAAAAAACGTTTGATTATATAAAAGGACGTTCTCAAACTCCGAAAGGAGCAGATTGGGATAGCGCCATGGAATATTGGAAAACCTTAAAATCAGATGATAACGCCGAGTTTGATATTGAATTCAATTATGAAGCATCTGATATTGAGCCAATGATTACATATGGAACAAACCCAGGAATGGGAATGGGTGTAACGAAGAATATCCCTAAATCTGGAGATGTAGAAGGCGGTGCAGCAACGTATAAGAAATCGTTAGGATATATGTCTTTCAATGAAGGAGATTCTATGATTGGTAAAGAAATTGATTTTGTGTTTTTAGGTTCTTGTACAAACGGACGTATAGAAGATTTTAGAGCATTTTGTTCTATTGTTGAAGGAAGAAAAAAGGCAGATAATGTTACAGCTTGGTTAGTACCAGGATCACATAAAGTAGTAGATCAAATTAAAGCAGAAGGATTAGATAAAATAATTGATGATGCAGGTTTTGTATTAAGAGAACCAGGATGTTCGGCTTGTTTGGCAATGAATGATGATAAAATTCCAGCAGGAAAATTATCAGTTTCAACATCAAACAGAAACTTTGAAGGACGTCAAGGACCAGGATCAAGAACATTATTAGCTTCTCCTTTAGTGGCTGCAGCATCTGCGGTTGAAGGTGTAGTTACAGATCCAAGAACATTATTAACAGCATAA
- the ctlX gene encoding citrulline utilization hydrolase CtlX — protein MQQTTNTILMVRPINFRMNEQTAVNNYYQKVIDNLLPATVNAKAQEEFDTYVEKLRSYGINVIVVSDTKEFDTPDSIFPNNWISFHQDGTVALYPMFAENRRLERREDVLEQLESNGFSIENIVDYTAAEAEKVFLEGTGSLLLDRINKKAYCALSPRADEELFIEFCEDFEYTPVVFVANQTVNESREAIYHTNVMMCLAETFAVICLASIDDKKERKNVLKHLKEDGKQVIDITEEQVNNFAGNMLQVRGKNDELFLIMSQAAFDSLTVSQIQKINNHCEIISSSLDTIEACGGGSARCMMAEIFLPKK, from the coding sequence ATGCAACAAACTACAAATACCATTTTAATGGTGCGTCCTATTAATTTTAGGATGAATGAGCAAACGGCTGTAAACAATTATTATCAAAAAGTAATTGATAACTTATTGCCTGCCACCGTAAATGCAAAAGCGCAAGAAGAGTTTGATACTTATGTAGAAAAACTACGTAGTTATGGTATCAACGTTATTGTGGTTTCAGACACGAAAGAGTTTGATACACCAGATTCTATTTTTCCTAATAACTGGATTTCTTTTCACCAAGATGGAACGGTAGCATTGTATCCTATGTTTGCAGAAAACAGACGATTAGAGCGAAGAGAAGATGTGTTAGAACAATTAGAGTCGAATGGTTTTTCAATTGAAAATATTGTTGATTATACAGCTGCTGAAGCAGAAAAAGTGTTTTTAGAAGGTACAGGAAGTCTGCTGCTAGATCGAATAAATAAAAAAGCATATTGTGCGTTGTCTCCAAGAGCAGACGAAGAATTATTTATAGAATTCTGTGAAGATTTTGAATATACACCAGTCGTTTTTGTTGCCAATCAAACAGTAAATGAATCGAGAGAAGCTATTTATCATACCAATGTTATGATGTGTTTGGCAGAAACTTTTGCTGTAATTTGTTTAGCGTCTATTGATGATAAAAAAGAACGAAAAAACGTTTTAAAACATCTAAAAGAAGATGGTAAACAGGTTATCGATATTACAGAAGAACAGGTAAATAATTTTGCAGGTAATATGCTGCAAGTCCGTGGAAAAAATGATGAATTGTTCTTAATTATGAGCCAAGCAGCATTTGATTCGTTAACTGTTTCTCAAATTCAGAAAATAAATAATCATTGTGAAATTATATCAAGTTCTTTAGATACAATTGAAGCATGTGGTGGCGGATCTGCACGATGTATGATGGCAGAAATTTTCCTTCCTAAAAAATAA
- a CDS encoding PrsW family intramembrane metalloprotease translates to MNLLLLAVAPAMVIILYVYYKDRFEKEPIKFLLRNFILGATASILITFVLSAVLGNLIPTADEKSILQQFVKAFIVVALVEEFAKFVIVKYVAQNNKEFNEPFDGIVYAVMVSMGFATLENILYTFQYGAGTGIVRAFTAVPAHATFAILMGYFMGKAKFSPNKTQLNLFGLLAATLFHGAYDFFLFIDFVPGTFVGAILSLFVGIFLSKKAMKRHQNSSQFKA, encoded by the coding sequence ATGAACTTACTACTTCTTGCAGTTGCACCAGCTATGGTAATTATCTTATATGTTTATTATAAAGATAGGTTTGAAAAAGAACCCATAAAGTTTTTGTTGAGAAACTTTATTTTAGGAGCAACGGCAAGTATTTTAATCACTTTTGTTTTGAGTGCTGTTTTAGGAAACTTAATTCCAACTGCTGATGAAAAAAGTATTCTTCAGCAATTTGTTAAAGCTTTTATTGTGGTAGCATTAGTAGAAGAGTTTGCTAAGTTTGTAATTGTAAAATATGTTGCGCAAAACAATAAAGAATTTAACGAACCTTTTGATGGAATTGTTTATGCAGTGATGGTTTCTATGGGGTTTGCAACCTTAGAAAATATATTATATACGTTTCAATATGGAGCAGGAACGGGAATTGTTAGAGCGTTTACTGCTGTTCCAGCCCATGCAACTTTTGCGATATTAATGGGATATTTTATGGGGAAGGCAAAGTTTTCTCCAAACAAAACTCAACTCAATTTATTCGGATTGTTAGCGGCAACACTGTTTCATGGTGCATATGATTTCTTCTTATTTATTGATTTTGTTCCTGGAACTTTTGTAGGCGCAATCTTATCTTTATTTGTTGGAATTTTCTTGTCTAAAAAAGCCATGAAAAGGCATCAGAATAGTTCTCAATTTAAAGCTTGA
- the leuD gene encoding 3-isopropylmalate dehydratase small subunit produces MAYDKFNVLTSTAYPLPTENVDTDQIIPARFLKATERKDFDINFFRDWRYNSDGTPKAEFPLNKEIYAGSKILVGGRNFGSGSSREHAAWSVYDFGLRCVISSAFADIFKNNCLNVGVLPVQVSAEFADTLFTAIMADPKTEINVDLPNQTVTLVATGESESFNINAYKKDNMLNGFDDIDYLKNIENEISAFAETRPF; encoded by the coding sequence ATGGCTTACGATAAATTTAATGTATTAACAAGTACAGCATATCCGTTACCAACAGAAAACGTAGATACAGATCAAATTATCCCTGCTCGTTTCTTAAAAGCAACAGAGCGTAAAGATTTTGATATTAATTTTTTTCGTGATTGGAGATATAATTCAGACGGAACACCAAAAGCAGAGTTTCCTTTAAACAAAGAAATTTATGCAGGTTCAAAAATATTAGTAGGAGGTAGAAACTTCGGTTCTGGTTCTTCTAGAGAGCATGCAGCTTGGTCTGTGTACGATTTTGGATTACGTTGTGTAATTTCATCAGCATTTGCAGATATTTTTAAAAATAACTGTTTAAACGTTGGAGTTTTACCAGTTCAAGTTTCTGCGGAATTTGCAGATACGTTGTTTACAGCTATTATGGCAGATCCAAAAACAGAAATCAACGTTGATTTACCAAATCAAACAGTAACTTTAGTAGCTACTGGAGAATCTGAATCTTTTAACATAAATGCTTATAAAAAAGACAATATGTTAAATGGTTTTGATGATATTGATTATTTAAAAAATATCGAAAACGAGATTTCAGCATTTGCAGAAACAAGACCTTTCTAA
- a CDS encoding T9SS type A sorting domain-containing protein, with amino-acid sequence MGDIGNNKGNRTDLTIYKIEKEAYKNSTSVNAEIISFSYEDQTDFTINTNNHNFDAEAIVVYHNDLLIFTKNWKDLKTNVYKLPIAKGNYSAKKISTGNIEGLITGATYPRLGGGNFFLCGYDANSIPFLVIINQNRKPGDDIFYSSFEKISLENELGQGSQIEAITSYDFGKMYISREFLSTAINGNTFNFPQKLYQFEEIISSLLSTKNHIKSTVTFSPNPVTDILKIYTKNNINSIVLYNSLGKKINELKNINHIDTSNLPKGIYFIKVSFEKTNIYKKIIKL; translated from the coding sequence GTGGGTGATATTGGTAATAATAAAGGTAACAGAACAGATTTAACTATATATAAAATTGAAAAAGAAGCTTATAAAAATTCTACCTCGGTAAATGCTGAAATTATTTCTTTTTCTTATGAAGACCAAACTGATTTTACAATCAATACAAACAATCATAACTTTGATGCAGAAGCAATTGTTGTCTATCATAATGATTTATTAATTTTTACAAAAAATTGGAAAGATCTTAAAACGAATGTCTATAAATTACCTATAGCAAAAGGCAATTATTCTGCAAAGAAAATTAGCACAGGTAACATCGAAGGGTTAATTACTGGGGCTACATATCCTAGGTTAGGTGGAGGAAATTTTTTTCTTTGTGGCTATGATGCTAATTCCATCCCTTTTTTAGTTATAATAAATCAAAATAGAAAACCTGGAGATGATATTTTTTATTCATCTTTTGAAAAAATATCACTAGAAAATGAATTAGGACAAGGAAGCCAAATAGAAGCCATTACCAGTTATGACTTTGGTAAAATGTACATTTCTAGAGAGTTTTTAAGCACAGCTATAAACGGCAATACTTTTAACTTCCCTCAAAAACTATATCAATTTGAAGAAATAATTTCATCACTACTTTCAACAAAAAATCACATAAAAAGTACGGTTACATTCTCACCAAATCCAGTTACCGATATTCTGAAAATTTACACTAAGAATAATATTAATTCAATAGTACTTTATAATTCTTTAGGCAAAAAAATTAACGAACTCAAGAACATCAATCATATAGATACTTCAAATCTTCCAAAAGGGATTTACTTTATTAAAGTCAGTTTTGAAAAAACCAATATTTATAAAAAAATAATCAAGCTTTAA
- the leuB gene encoding 3-isopropylmalate dehydrogenase, with translation MKLNIALLAGDGIGPEVIDQAVKVSNAIAEKYNHEITWTPALTGAAAIDAVGEPYPDETHEICVASDAVLFGAIGHPRFDNDPSATVRPEQGLLKMRKKLGLFANVRPTFTFPSLLDKSPLKRERIEGTDLVFLRELTGGIYFGEKGRRDGRETAFDNCVYTRAEVQRLAKKGFELAMTRSKKLCCVDKANVLETSRLWRETVQAMEKDYPEVEVSYEFVDAVAMRLVQWPNSYDVLITENLFGDILTDEASVISGSMGLMPSASVGTENALFEPIHGSYPQATGLNIANPMATILSAAMMFENFGLQEEGKAIRNAVNKALDAGFVTEDLADGGKSYGTSEVGDWLASNI, from the coding sequence ATGAAATTAAACATTGCACTTTTAGCAGGTGATGGTATTGGTCCAGAAGTAATAGATCAAGCCGTAAAAGTATCTAATGCAATTGCAGAAAAATATAATCATGAAATTACTTGGACTCCAGCCTTAACAGGTGCTGCAGCAATTGATGCGGTTGGAGAACCGTATCCAGATGAAACACATGAAATTTGTGTAGCTTCAGATGCAGTATTATTTGGTGCAATTGGTCATCCAAGATTTGATAATGATCCTTCAGCAACCGTTCGTCCAGAACAAGGATTATTAAAAATGCGTAAGAAATTAGGCTTATTTGCAAATGTAAGACCAACGTTTACATTTCCATCATTATTAGATAAATCACCTTTAAAAAGAGAACGTATTGAAGGAACTGACTTAGTTTTTTTACGTGAATTAACGGGGGGAATTTACTTTGGTGAAAAGGGTAGAAGAGATGGTAGAGAAACAGCTTTTGATAATTGTGTGTATACTAGAGCTGAGGTACAACGTTTAGCTAAAAAAGGTTTTGAATTAGCAATGACACGTTCTAAGAAATTGTGTTGTGTTGATAAAGCGAATGTTTTAGAAACGTCAAGATTATGGAGAGAAACTGTGCAAGCAATGGAAAAAGACTATCCAGAAGTTGAAGTTTCTTATGAATTTGTAGATGCAGTTGCAATGCGTTTGGTACAATGGCCAAATAGTTATGATGTGTTAATTACAGAAAATTTATTCGGAGATATTTTAACGGATGAAGCGTCAGTAATTTCTGGTTCTATGGGATTAATGCCTTCTGCTTCTGTTGGAACAGAGAATGCGTTGTTTGAACCAATTCATGGCTCATATCCACAAGCAACAGGATTAAATATTGCAAATCCTATGGCAACTATTTTATCAGCAGCTATGATGTTTGAAAATTTTGGTTTACAGGAAGAAGGTAAAGCAATTAGAAATGCTGTAAATAAGGCATTAGATGCTGGTTTTGTAACAGAAGATTTAGCAGACGGAGGAAAATCTTATGGAACTTCTGAAGTTGGAGATTGGTTAGCTTCCAATATTTAA